In Mugil cephalus isolate CIBA_MC_2020 chromosome 7, CIBA_Mcephalus_1.1, whole genome shotgun sequence, the sequence GGCTGATTGTTGGTTTTAGTCTCAGTGGATCCTCTGGGTGCAGTATTTTGCCCTACCAAGCAGTAGGTGGAGGTTGGATTATTAGCTGAATCACCATCTGCTGAACGCTGATTGAAGAAAAAGTGACAGTCAACATTTTTAGCAAGTGTTCGATCATCCATACTCTATCCTTCAGAAACTACATTTTCTTGTAGCATGACAGCAAAAGACAGTGAGTGTAGATTTGGTCTGGGTCTTATTCTAACAGTGGTCTTAGTTTTCATTCTAATGAGCATTAATTTactatgttttttgttttcaatctgTGAGACTATGAGACAGTGCAAACTTCTTCACTAGTATGAAATCAGTAGTTCATCATGTTACCTGGAGTGagctaaaatacaaaacaaaacaaaacaaaaagagacagaaaactgCACATAAATATAGACGACATGTCTCCACTTCATCCCATTGATCTGATTGTGACGCCATCTTGTAAGAGTCCGAGCCCAGACTGATTCTAGGCTCACTGGTGGTTGATTTGTTTGGCTCATTCTAAGAAAtcttggattatacactgtactttttaaaaagaatatatatatatatatatatatatatatatatatatatatacatatatatttatatgactCTCGCGGTCCTAAGAGGCGCTTCATCAGTTTATCATGGTGCACTCTAAGAAAAACAGGTTCTTCACAAGTGCTCTGGAGATCCTTTCGTTTGCATGAGAACTGTGGATGTGGATATGTACGTTTTTTACTCTCCagtgatttctgttttattagtaGAAAGTGTtgattttgtcatttccacCTTGTTCTAAATTCTTTTGAGAATCAGAATATCAAGGGCCTTTcgttaaagagaaaaaatagaaatgaaaaaatagaaTGATTGTTGCTGCATAATTAAGGTTTTTACATGTTCCAAACATCACCTCCACCTACAGGTTCAAATCAACATGTCGTATACATTGCAGATATAATATGAATATACATACAAATGTCTTGTTAATGTTTTGGACATGAAATGAATAACGTGTCATTCTAAATCATCTCTGGTTGTATTTGTCACACTAAATGAGATTAAACTCTTCTTCATTGGTTTGTTATTGGTTAATGTTAAATTAGTAATCACTACCTCTCACATATTTCATTTGAGGACTAGCAGTGTGAGCACAGGCTGATGATTGTCAGCATGgttatcaaatattttattattgtgacCTATACttcagccagacaccagggggagctctacttgcatTGACTTCACTTCAGGGGAGGGGTCTAGTTGTCCAGTAAACAGTCTATGAACCTGAGGCCAGTTTGGTTAGAAGTCAAGAAGAGGATTAATGTCCAACTGATGTCCTCCAATCAAAGCTCCCAAATTCTCAAAACCTGACACTTACCACAGAACGTCCATACAATGGATTTTTTATGGTCTTTCTGTCACCTGCaagtcagaaataaagaaatgaatggtAATTAGATCTATTCTTTCGTGGCAGTCTGTGGCCATTTCTGTTACTTGCaattttttgccattttattccACATTTATTCCAAATGTCATGTATGTATCAATAATTCTaatgtcacacagacacacacttaaagtCTCCATATGTGATGTTTTCTAATGTGGGTGATCACAAGTGAAGGATTCAGAGAATGAATGAGCTTAAAGCAGCACATAGACTAGAAGCTCTAAAACACAGGAGCTTGTCTCAAcattagttgtttctaaagaaCAGCTGTAAACTATCATGAAGACTAAATACAGAATAACTTTAACTGTATGATTAGCGTGACTGGATTgtttaataacacaaacattattaaTGTGTGAGGCAGCAGGtaataaaacaaattcatctttCTACTCTGTAATTTAAGATGTAATAAACATTTGTACTTACATTTTCCTCTCTTACGAAGGAAATAACATCTAAGAAGCATAATAATGACACCAGCTATCACAGCTATCACAGCTATCACAATGGTGATATTAGACCctgtagagaaaaaaacaaaaagaaaaaacaaacaaacaaaaaaaacagattaaacaacGATGCCTGGTTTCAGTCACTCTACATAGTTTATCTTGTGTTAGTGTAACATTGTGTCTTGGAAGCTTTACCTTTGACCAACTATGTCCTagaaatttagaaataaaagagtttTCCTAGTTAATCTGTGGTGATGAACAGAAACATAGATCTTTAGTCCAGAGGTGAACAGTTTAAGTCTGTACTCACTACAAGTGGGTATTATATTACaagaaaagccaaacaaaacacaacatcagtgGATAATTTACTGATTCACTGTACTGGTTCTGAGTCTAAATGTCATTACTGGTGCCtcagtttatatttaaaatgagtttcatgtaaatttacattttaaaaatgtaaaactactGACCTTCCAAAATATATTGTAAAACCAGTTATTTACTAATTTATGTATTCAGTCTGTCAGTCTCACCAGCATGTAGGGGACAGAGATCCTGaatctgtgtcttgttttccaTCCAGCTGACTTGGTTGCTATGGTTACAGATGATTGTATCATTCAACAGGTGGACACGGAGGGAAGCACCAGAGTTGGTGACCTTTGAttggtctcctccctcctgagagCAGGTTTGATTGTCACATGTGaaagtgctgctgatgtgtgagtcctctgtgctgcaggtcacagtgaggttacaggagtctgagctgatggacacagagtctggattcagatcaactggagacactggacctgatggaggaaagtaggtgtgaggaggtttacaaacatgacagcagatgttctctgtcagtgtgtgaaatgttcagaaaccTACCTTGAACTGTGACCATGTATTCAGCTATTGTTTGTTCTTTATCTCCTGTCACTCGTGCTGTATAAACTCCACTGTCGTCATCTTGTAGattctttaatttcactgaGTAATTTCCCACAGAGAACTCAACCCTTCCAGTGTAATTTGTAGAGACTCTTGGTTCTCCACCAGGTGAATATCCTACTAAAACATTGCTTGTATTAAATTTCCAAACAAGAACCAGAAATTCCTTTGGAACATCATCCATGACTTCCAGAAGtacatcatctcctctcttcacaaacacatcagtcacagcacTGGACCCTGTAAAACAGTAGatacataataatgaaattagatcaatcataaatactgtatttctgtACCTAACTTCCAACACAATGTCAGTGATCAGTTAAATAATGATTGTGTATATTTATCTCATCTGGATTTGTTAAGGAGTGGATTCTCATTTGTAGCTGAAAACATCTTTACCTGCTTTGACTCAGTGTGTATTTATGAcaagtgacagagaaagaaagaggtcagTAAAAGTCTTATGGACTCTTctgttgattgttgtgtttctcagtgtGCTGTGTATTATTATCCCATGTCTTTATAGAGTTTTAGCTGAAATAGTTGAGTGAAACCTCTTCATCACCAACAACCACTGATGtgtctgttgcttttattttcttccttttcgtTCCATCATTTGTTACGACAGAGCTCTCAGACGTACGACTCATTTATCTAATATTTCTGAGCCTCAAAGaaacatgtgaacaaacagtAACCATGTCCGTTTTTCCCAGTTcagcttcacagcagacatgtgtCTATTGCACATATGTCTGACTTGTTGCATTGTTTAGCCTTGATTTTTATGACATTGTTAGACCACGACATACTgaggaaaagaacatttaaaagctgttgTTTAACATTAAAATTCTACAGCGTTGAGTCTCTGAGTTACAGCAATAATACTATGATATAATACAAGTATAACAGCATGGTTCATCTGTTTGTATCAGGTTTTCATGGATAAAATGTCTAAGAACATTGTAGATTGTCTGTTTCCCTCATTACAAAACAATTCAGTAGAAAGTTTTGGATACATGATGTTTTACTATTTAGTGTAATGCTCTCAAAtctgatttatatatttattgtctgtagttaaatgtgaagaaatggGAGCTGATAGTTAAAACTGTCCAAACATGTTGATTACAGAACAAGTTTAAGAGAAGTCAGTTGTTCAAAGGAACTCTATctatcaatcagccacaacattaaaaccaggagaagtaaacattGGCCATCTTGGATATTTCTtagtcatgtaccacccacataaaCCAgtccagacacccccaccccagagcaataacactccttgatggcagcaggatgcagcctgacacacaaaaaccccttaggaacaactcaaaaaacatgacgaGTAgcacctgacctccaaattcactagatcccaaactgatcaagtatctgtgggatgatccagagacccctcccctcaacacataggattCAAAGCTCCGcccactaacaatatcctgttaccagacaccacaggacaccctcagaagacccatgtccattctctgatgagtcgcaattGTAttggaggctcaagggagatctacacaatattagacaggtggtcataatgttatgcctggtcggtgaaTGACAGCTATTTAGTCAGTAGTAGCAGTTCACAGTAtcaaacagcaggaggagatcTGATAGAAACACGCTGAgatctcctcctgctgtttgatgatgaattttatttttacacaattCTCTCTGTGAGTAGAGTAACTGACACTTCTGCAGATTAAACATGATATACAGAGGGTAAAATAAGTAGTGAATAGTGAATATTTCTATCACTTGCAGATGGAGTTATCTTAGCCTgttatatttgtacatatgctATGCATATATAAAGAatcatataatttaaaatactgtatgtccATAGTACACTATAACCGTAACTGTTTCTACGAGAGGACTTATGTGTCTGACACTGTTTGTCTAGTCAAGTGTTGAAGTCGAGTGATGCCTCAACACATTTATAGATTTTCTTGACAAGGTTAAAGTTATAACAAGGTTAAAGTTATAACTTTCTAACCATTGTCACTTCATCTCCTGATTACCTCCTGGCTAGCAGCAAGTTACTGTTAAATTAATGCTCTTTCTGTTGTTGAAGTTTACTTTTTtgaaatttacttttttatttattgttttcaagaacaataaatcaataaaactcTCATCCTCCACATTTGCAGTAAAATGCAGACGAATAATTACTGGTTGATTAGGattcatttacagtttttatcaCAAATTATATATCTGAGGTAGTTCAATGTACTGCACGGATACTAAATGCTACATACAAGTACACATGTAGtacatatttttagatttagtcatttatttttaaatattttttttgtaacttgaTAAATTATTCTATGACAGTTTTGCTATAACATACCATATTTTGGGAGAGAGTATAAATGTagcatttttataaatagcaaaTTCATGTTTCATGACAAATAATACAGCTTCAAATTTACCTTGTGTCTTTattaacaaaatacaaatttttaTAATGAACTTTCCTCCAAGAACAAATTAAAGTATAAAGGTTTAGAGCAAAACTCAAATATCAGACAGTTGAGAAGAGTTAGAAATGTCAAAaattggtaacactttctatgaaggttgtatttataatgccctatgaatgcactcataatgttttataaggtgtctataaagcattataatggtcattattaccatctatacatatttacaagtcgtcataaccaacttcatgatgcattatgacaactggttatgaatgattataattttaatctgaatagtgcattataaatatgtcaatatctgcctagtgacttgttcattttatgatgcatcataactactttgctttgctaaatgtgtatagtgatgcataatgagttagacaggacaggtaggtcgtctctctgtcctgctagtgttttgtgagctaatgtcttactttgcttacatgaagcacatcgtttacatattaaagcaatgatttcgaatggtttcaatcattaaacgcaagaatatgaaaacgatctaatttgtgaattaaaaacagccgtgtctggtaactttcgtgtagctagcttaagccacctacgggtaatctgcgctgcctgcatgatatgcggtaacacaatgtctcattaggctgctttaaacaaaaaaacttgatctgtttatgtgttttcaatcaaacctttctgcatagaaacaaacccagctagagcactaaagatttgcctctgttcttcttgtagttgctgtcaaaccatctcctgacctctgaccctgaatcacctcaccaacccaaaggcacttttaagagtcacatctctaggaccacgctgtgccttttgtggcctgtttcatgtgtttcatgtgtttgtgtaatgtgctcagaacattgataatcattctgattatgtgtgttggtttaaatgaaaataaagtgaactaaatgcattccttttgtctttactgtccaggctttcatttcattgtgcctcatatttgtttataatagtcttatatccacaacacctcatttgcactaatttacctaaagctgacaaataacacctatgatattaacattgtgcatatggggtaaagatgccagactcaggacttagttcattgcaccttttaattactcatagtaacttatatctgttaataatagtgtcatgttcttgtcactttacttagagctgacaaatagcacttatgatattgcatagctgtttataagtgtgtgctgtagggagatttatacattattataactttattacatatacttataactacagatagaaagcactataggcgaagtcaaaactcattatgcatcactatacacaattagcaaagcaaagtagttatgatgcatcataaaatgaacaagtgactaggcagatattgacatatttataacgcactattcagattaaaattataatcattcataaccagttgtcatagtgcatcatgaagttggttataacgacttgtgaatatgtatagatggtaataatgaccattataatgctttatagacaccttataaaacattatgagtgcatttatagggcattataaatacaaccttcattgAAAGTGTTACCCAAAAATGCAAGCCAACAGCTCCAGGTCAGTGCTGTAACTGAACTAAATTACAGTCGTACCAGTAATGCACAGAGCACTCAACAAGAAAACATGTTGCTGGGAGATGGAATATGTCAGAAAATCACAGTGAAAAAACTCAATGTTCGATGATACTTTTGAGAATATGACAAATTAAAGCATGATATTAATATCCGTTTACAtaattttcacatgtttcaaCATTAACTGGCCCTTCTTACTCCTGTGGTCGCATGCTTTTTGTTTCAATTCTATCTTTTATGGAGACATTTCAGACCTATAGTACgaaaagcagattttaaaattacaaaaatacaaaacatcaaCTATTACTAATACAAGAATAAGTTCTTACCTTGAATTTGACTTGAATATATCACAAAAACAGCCAATAAGAAAGATTTAAGTTCCATTTCAAAACATCCAGTTTAAGGATGTACACGAGCTGCTCCCTCAGAGCAAATGAGAAGTGTTAGTtcctgtttaattatttatacaGACGTTTACGGCAGGGGGAGTCTTTATCTTTGTGGCGACACTATGTCTATAAGGTGCCCATAGTTTGTCAAACTACAATGGAGAGATGATCTAAGACAAGGTTCATGTATCTGAACCTGTTGTGGTTTTGCTCTGACACTTTTCTCATGTTTGCAGGtctctctgatggtgtctccatctgtctggtgaAGACAGTCGTGTTCTCTGTTGGTCTGATCATCATGGTGTCTGTCGTCATCAGTGTCCACCTCATGGAGAAGATcaggaaactaaaataaacagttctccTCTAATCAAATGTATGCATCCTTGCACAGTTAAACACAGAAAATCCTGTATAATAAATATAGTAGTACCTGAACAAAGGCAGAAATGATGGAGACAAACCAGCAACATGATGTAAACGATGCACCATTAGAAACTTTTACAAATAGATGGTTAGATATGTGAGATTCATATTTCCAGCAGCTTAACAAGAATGGGACACAGGGGGCCTGCAGGTTCAGAGAAAACCAAAGCAGTattaaatcatataaaatataaaaatgctacacacacatttactacCACTGACtggtagaaaaacacaaaccaaactaaaagaAACTGCCTCAGCTAAACTGCAGGCAGTGGCCTGCAGAACAAAAAAGGAAGTTTGAAAAGGTGGAGACAGGAAGCAGCGCTGCATGCAACGgatacattttaacatgtgatTCACACTGTTTCAGTGTGTATTCAACAAAACAAGACGCTTTGTGACACTGGGACTGATGCTCTGCATTGAAGCACCAGTCAACTATAGTACTTAAATCTGTT encodes:
- the LOC125011398 gene encoding CD48 antigen-like; translated protein: MELKSFLLAVFVIYSSQIQGSSAVTDVFVKRGDDVLLEVMDDVPKEFLVLVWKFNTSNVLVGYSPGGEPRVSTNYTGRVEFSVGNYSVKLKNLQDDDSGVYTARVTGDKEQTIAEYMVTVQGPVSPVDLNPDSVSISSDSCNLTVTCSTEDSHISSTFTCDNQTCSQEGGDQSKVTNSGASLRVHLLNDTIICNHSNQVSWMENKTQIQDLCPLHAGSNITIVIAVIAVIAGVIIMLLRCYFLRKRGKCDRKTIKNPLYGRSVRSADGDSANNPTSTYCLVGQNTAPRGSTETKTNNQPESLYAMI